Proteins found in one Silene latifolia isolate original U9 population unplaced genomic scaffold, ASM4854445v1 scaffold_20.1, whole genome shotgun sequence genomic segment:
- the LOC141638316 gene encoding uncharacterized protein LOC141638316, which translates to MSEETLYSPLDDPLFLSQTDQPRLILSSFLFDGSNFIQWQREIISALLSKNKVGFITGECSCPPASDKKHNAWIRCDILVSRWIKNSIAKPLVNNLQYEASAQSLWSDILERYGQLNVLDLYALKKDLSNIAQDTSSLLDYYGKIKNLWENIDTMDPVPQCTCGAMKNCTCQLLKRLLDRETQTKLIQLLMGLNSGFEQLQTNILTLDP; encoded by the coding sequence ATGTCTGAGGAGACGCTGTATTCGCCATTAGATGATCCTTTGTTTCTTTCTCAAACTGATCAGCCGAGATTGATTTTATCGTCTTTTCTCTTTGATGGCTCCAATTTCATTCAGTGGCAGCGTGAGATCATCTCTGCTCTTCTTTCCAAAAACAAAGTTGGGTTCATAACTGGAGAATGTTCTTGTCCTCCTGCCTCTGATAAGAAGCATAATGCATGGATAAGATGTGATATTCTCGTCTCTCGTTGGATTAAAAACTCAATTGCTAAGCCTTTAGTAAACAATCTACAGTATGAAGCATCTGCTCAGTCTTTATGGTCTGATATTCTTGAGCGTTATGGTCAGTTGAATGTCCTGGATTTATATGCTCTTAAAAAGGATTTGAGTAACATTGCTCAAGATACTTCCTCACTTCTTGATTATTATGGTAAAATCAAGAATTTGTGGGAAAATATTGATACTATGGACCCTGTTCCTCAGTGTACATGTGGTGCCATGAAGAATTGCACATGTCAATTGCTTAAAAGGTTGTTGGATAGGGAAACTCAGACCAAGTTAATCCAGCTATTAATGGGGCTAAATTCTGGGTTTGAACAACTGCAGACTAATATTCTCACCCTGGATCCTTAG